A single window of Vigna radiata var. radiata cultivar VC1973A chromosome 4, Vradiata_ver6, whole genome shotgun sequence DNA harbors:
- the LOC106758374 gene encoding protein LURP-one-related 15: MAEKISVINPSYCVPHSVSIQINTEKGIAYGEKDNRLFYIGDTSFSLRDRRVLYDDTQKPIVTFYNKIMTLREQCKVLKGESNDSSDLLFWVKEIKKSSTIPSEITKLNVFLAGNKEEKKSDFRVIIYGSKHSCTVYAGESPTIIAKMENNGGFNVLVYPNVDYAFIVALLMIVKDVYYSNESKDSGKSNSAAIKMISTSLSLDSDD; this comes from the exons ATGGCAGAGAAAATTTCAGTGATCAATCCTTCATACTGTGTTCCTCACTCTGTCAGTATACAAATTAATACTGAGAAAGGAATCGCTTACGGTGAAAAGGATAATCGTCTCTTCTATATTGGGGATACCTCTTTCTCACTTCGCGACCGTCGTGTCTTATACGATGATACACAAAAACCCATAGTCACTTTCTACAATAAG ATTATGACCTTGCGTGAGCAATGTAAAGTTTTGAAGGGTGAAAGCAATGATTCATCTGATTTGCTATTTTGGGTGAAGGAAATCAAGAAATCGTCGACGATCCCTTCTGAGATTACTAAATTAAACGTGTTCCTCGCAGgcaacaaagaagaaaagaaaagtgactTTAGAGTGATCATTTATGGAAGTAAACACTCATGCACTGTTTATGCTGGTGAATCTCCTACCATTATAGCCAAA ATGGAGAATAATGGTGGCTTCAATGTCTTGGTCTATCCCAACGTGGACTACGCATTCATAGTAGCACTGCTTATGATAGTCAAGGACGTGTATTATTCTAATGAGTCCAAAGATAGTGGAAAAAGTAACAGTGCTGCCataaaaatgatttcaacatcTTTATCGCTTGATTCAGACGACTAA